In one Drosophila pseudoobscura strain MV-25-SWS-2005 chromosome X, UCI_Dpse_MV25, whole genome shotgun sequence genomic region, the following are encoded:
- the Nna1 gene encoding cytosolic carboxypeptidase Nna1 isoform X3: MDFGGGGGRVQFLQAQLFPVCTLTASSGGFLGSFLSKGLKTNQLVVNTDEKTLRPVARLKEPRDLFALPKDKDNDCSQQAPRWPVECQVIEERITHIPYVPAQPEPLNIPTGNELKPRPVGEENGIVVFSYSPISAVNYAKPRAKKDDESSDESDYSSDSRIDSTPPSRSTPVRQPAGSRGGKLNSVSKMINSLDNRSTSASLDDDNDFEDDYDYDTSGAGGGSGEAREKAIIKDLIEEKKRRYMNAATPTTEERQQQNTAVASAGHNSRTASRSDSKPKSRSADKSTNGDIDDIWKNNTSEYKPASPRYILSQFGKNVTKAVIDRLVDHGDDKHHTSASGTQKVSTSNKYAISPIILPKKNIARLEIAFERSVRPVSPGPELNSTLVGNHVPLSSTDVSINRSSDSSDSDTESDTESPDSGGETSCHSCRLAGGADDMPAPSGGSGNVSETETLVGDARKTKTKLASGGQQKGKPPRKRSFMLSGSNIPYSQAATLAAAGTASRGARHGETEPNSMDRLKGGTGVLTSTSTIPGSSTGTTTSSLNAYRLSQDSSLLKQQSFQSQESSTNQETNTSSQSLLSSSNPLPQEQFSRSAVGGAKFVTNCHPMNPEEYDGLEFESRFESGNLAKAVQITPTYYELYLRPDLYTSRSKQWFYFRVRRTRRKMLYRFSIVNLVKSDSLYNDGMQPVMYSTLGAKQKNEGWRRCGDNICYYRNDDERSTSNNANEEDEDNSTYTLTFTIEFEHDEDTVYFAHSYPYTYSDLQDYLMEIQRHPVKSKFCKLRLLCRTLAGNNVYYLTVTAPSSNEENMRRKKSIVVSARVHPSETPASWMMKGLMDFITGDTTVAKRLRHKFIFKLVPMLNPDGVIVGNTRNSLTGKDLNRQYRTVIRETYPSIWYTKAMIRRLIEECGVAMYCDMHAHSRKHNIFIYGCENKRNPEKKLTEQVFPLMLHKNSADRFSFESCKFKIQRSKEGTGRIVVWMLGITNSYTIEASFGGSSLGSRKGTHFNTQDYEHMGRAFCETLLDYCDENPNKVKRHAKLYRQIKKIRKREKREQKALKLQKMADQILNLLKQQDRLRSKIIERLMREGSSADEPLNIPLSDYSSDEGNCSSSSDNEGKHSITASDLEGPCCAPIRAPPSSPEVVHEIRKFRVRRMRKVMHELDRIYFTPLFQRKFKALTTLKRRRHKMGVTKTPAPPVGKRLKGGGAAPAAGSEASALLADQFMRKQLKKSPKKHKEKESSDSTGSSSQSQDSEAATPTETQKKPAVGRTTCGAATSQSGAGSTGGSSKQKSKKKKFMPTEKKKPPSNPKLHVDRNFRLWLANRKIFIYRRKKTRRTRVRNKAVKKRGEVVRTTLDLPTTDPGSDLHFSTDDEEHSPTSGPSGYGAVAPLRHTLLQSDLQRRYIEEIGDTVVQKPKPAHMPPELIVTTPSKSNTPGGGKKLDIYKLTPRTAPELDGGANLGMGMYKQQGSSSGVTSSARRTYSWHNLDQEAALSGNSNSISKHAANFYINEAKAAMKIKPPPRRNVPSNFIPQRHATNTSSADDLQLKLSLKKKIWTGVHGEPDGRPLSWVRGHMNQSQAQAQAQAQAQSQAQMSTMTNVANAIRSAGGGGGGASGSRPMFVASGREAGGGITAAAAAGAAAPALLGATRKHRSKLEQVDLFNACSQKLIMWQQQEEHKKTQPQRLIRVEDQQQREAMRSFKPMQLGKKQSLGVKTASGFGPDASSGGLKVKRKSSSMMKIAETTQLVTRFARTRGSSGGAALQQQHQHQHQHQLQQHHPPQGQRMMFKNPSVASSGSGRHYSAGMINPQHARRTSKFKTGGLVVTAVQQPSMAPGSSSSSRRMRNAAGLPGKASTGHNAGLGAATGSISSGGGGGGLLQYQRNSSTTIQISKSSTTAINLDTVNLVRKVKTKLKKRKNRTLSNGAAK, encoded by the exons ATGGActttggcggcggcggtgggcGCGTGCAGTTTCTCCAGGCTCAACTCTTTCCCGTCTGCACGCTGACCGCATCCAGTGGAG GCTTCCTTGGCAGTTTCTTATCAAAGGGCCTGAAGACCAATCAATTGGTTGTGAATACGGATGAGAAGACCCTGCGACCCGTTGCACGACTGAAGGAACCGCGAGATCTTTTCGCCCTGCCGAAGGACAAGGACAATGACTGCTCACAGCAGGCCCCCAGATGGCCCGTGGAGTGTCAG GTCATCGAGGAGCGCATCACACACATTCCCTATGTGCCGGCCCAGCCCGAGCCACTCAATATACCGACGGGCAACGAGCTGAAGCCACGGCCCGTTGGCGAGGAGAATGGCATTGTTGTGTTCAGCTACAGTCCCATCAGTGCCGTCAATTAT gCAAAGCCCAGGGCCAAGAAGGACGATGAGTCCAGCGATGAATCGGATTACTCGTCGGACTCCAGGATCGATTCAACGCCGCCCAGTCGCTCGACGCCTGTGCGACAGCCGGCTGGGAGTCGCGGGGGCAAGCTGAACAGCGTCTCCAAGATGATCAACAGCCTGGACAATCGCTCGACCAGCGCCTCCTTGGACGATGACAATGATTTTGAAGACGATTACGACTATGACACGAGCGGAgccggcggcggcagtggcgaGGCCCGGGAAAAGGCCATCATCAAGGATCTCATCGAGGAGAAGAAGCGCCGCTACATGAATGCTGCTACTCCCACCACAGAGGAGAGACAGCAGCAAAACACTGCCGTGGCAAGTGCTGGCCACAACAGCCGGACGGCCAGCAGATCGGACAGCAAACCCAAGAGCAGGTCGGCCGACAAGAGCACCAACGGTGACATTGATGACATCTGGAAGAACAACACCAGCGAATACAAGCCCGCGTCGCCGCGCTACATCCTCAGCCAATTCGGGAAGAATGTGACCAAGGCCGTGATCGATCGTCTGGTAGATCATGGCGATGACAAACACCACACATCGGCCAGCGGCACTCAAAAGGTATCGACGTCGAACAAGTATGCCATATCCCCGATCATATTGCCCAAAAAGAATATTGCTCGCCTGGAGATCGCCTTTGAGCGCAGTGTCCGGCCCGTTTCCCCGGGCCCAGAACTGAATAGCACTTTGGTGGGTAATCACGTGCCGCTCAGCAGCACTGATGTTAGCATCAATCGAAGTTCCGATAGTTCCGATTCCGATACGGAATCCGATACGGAATCACCCGACAGCGGCGGGGAAACATCATGCCATTCATGCCGCcttgctggtggtgctgatgATATGCcagcgccttctggtggctctGGAAATGTATCCGAAACGGAAACCCTGGTGGGGGATGCAAGAAAGACCAAAACCAAGCTAGCGT CTGGGGGGCAGCAGAAGGGCAAGCCCCCACGGAAGAGGTCCTTCATGCTAAGTGGCAGCAATATACCATATTCGCAGGCGGCTACCCTTGCAGCGGCAGGGACTGCTTCAAGGGGGGCACGCCATGGTGAAACAGAGCCAAACTCCATGGATAGACTCAAGGGTGGGACGGGGGTTCTGACTAGCACTAGCACCATTCCTGGCAGTAGCACAGGCACTACCACGAGTAGCCTTAATGCTTACAGGCTGAGCCAAGATTCATCCCTGCTGAAGCAGCAATCGTTCCAGAGTCAAGAATCATCGACTAATCAGGAGACGAACACCTCGTCTCAATCGTTGTTATCCTCTTCTAATCCTCTACCACAAGAACAGTTCAGCCGTTCGGCGGTGGGCGGTGCCAAATTCGTCACGAACTGCCATCCGATGAATCCCGAGGAGTACGACGGCCTCGAGTTTGAGTCCCGCTTCGAGAGCGGCAACCTGGCCAAAGCGGTACAGATCACGCCCACCTATTACGAGCTGTACCTGCGTCCCGATCTCTACACGAGCCGCTCCAAGCAGTGGTTCTACTTCCGTGTCCGACGCACGCGCCGCAAGATGCTCTATCGCTTCTCGATTGTGAATCTCGTGAAGTCCGACAGCCTCTACAACGATGGCATGCAGCCGGTCATGTACTCCACCCTGGGGGCCAAGCAGAAGAACGAGGGCTGGCGGCGCTGTGGCGACAATATCTGCTACTATCGGAATGATGACGA AAGAAGTACCAGCAATAATGCCaacgaggaggacgaggacaacTCCACATACACGCTCACATTCACCATTGAGTTTGAGCACGATGAGGATACGGTTTACTTCGCCCACAGCTATCCGTACACGTACAGCGATCTGCAGGACTATCTCATGGAGATCCAGCGTCATCCGGTCAAGTCAAAGTTTTGCAAACTGCGTCTGCTCTGCCGTACTTTGGCCGGGAATAATGTCTACTATCTGACGGTGACGGCGCCGTCCAGTAACGAAGAGAATATGCGG CGCAAAAAATCGATTGTGGTTTCGGCACGTGTCCATCCAAGCGAAACGCCCGCCTCATGGATGATGAAGGGACTGATGGACTTTATCACTGGCGATACGACAGTGGCCAAGCGGCTGCGCCACAAGTTTATCTTCAAGCTAGTGCCAATGCTGAATCCCGATGGTGTGATCGTGGGCAATACGCGCAATTCGTTGACCGGCAAGGATTTGAACCGTCAATATCGCACGGTTATCCGTGAGACATATCCATCCATTTGGTATACAAAAGCCATGATTAGAAG ACTGATTGAGGAATGCGGCGTGGCCATGTACTGTGATATGCACGCGCACTCACGCAAGCacaacatatttatttatggctgTGAGAACAAGCGGAATCCGGAGAAGAAGCTCACCGAGCAGGTATTCCCCCTAATGCTGCACAAGAACAGTGCGGACCGG TTCTCCTTCGAGAGCTGCAAGTTCAAAATACAACGCAGCAAAGAGGGCACTGGTCGTATTGTGGTCTGGATGCTGGGCATCACCAATAGCTATACGATTGAGGCATCCTTTGGTGGCTCCTCGCTGGGCTCACGCAAGGGAACGCACTTCAATACGCAG GATTACGAACACATGGGACGTGCATTTTGTGAGACACTGTTGGACTATTGCGATGAGAATCCAAACAAAGTAAAGCGCCATGCAAAGTTATATAGGCAAATCAAAAAGATAAGAAAACGCGAGAAACGCGAACAGAAAGCATTGAAATTACAGAAAATGGCCGATCAG ATTTTAAATTTACTCAAACAACAGGACAGGTTGCGATCCAAAATCATCGAAAGACTGATGAGAGAAGGCTCTAGTGCAGACGAGCCATTGAATATACCATTATCGGATTACTCAAG CGACGAGGGcaactgcagctccagctcggaCAACGAGGGCAAGCACTCAATCACGGCTTCCGACCTCGAGGGACCCTGCTGTGCCCCCATAAGAGCTCCGCCCAGTTCGCCCGAGGTCGTGCATGAGATACGAAAG TTCCGCGTGCGTCGCATGAGGAAGGTGATGCACGAACTGGATCGCATTTACTTCACGCCGCTGTTCCAGCGCAAGTTTAAGGCCCTCACCACACTGAAGCGACGCCGCCACAAAATGGGTGTCACCAAGACGCCAGCGCCGCCCGTTGGCAAGCGCCTCAAAGGTGGTGGGGCTGCTCCCGCCGCCGGCTCAGAGGCCAGCGCTTTGCTGGCAGATCAGTTTATGCGCAAGCAGTTGAAGAAATCCCCAAAGAAACACAAAGAAAAGGAAAGCTCCGACAGCACTGGATCGAGCTCCCAATCGCAGGATAGTGAGGCAGCCACTCccacagagacacaaaagaagcCAGCAGTGGGAAGGACAACCTGCGGTGCTGCCACGAGCCAGTCTGGGGCTGGTAGCACGGGGGGTTCGTCTAAACAGAAgtccaagaagaagaagtttATGCCCACGGAGAAGAAGAAGCCGCCATCGAATCCCAAGCTGCATGTGGATCGCAATTTTCGGTTGTGGCTGGCCAATCGCAAGATCTTCATATATCGCCGCAAGAAG ACGCGTCGCACTCGTGTGCGCAACAAGGCGGTCAAGAAGCGCGGCGAGGTGGTGCGCACCACGCTGGATCTACCCACCACCGATCCTGGCTCCGATCTGCACTTCTCCACCGACGATGAGGAGCACTCGCCCACAAGCGGGCCGAGTGGTTACGGGGCGGTGGCCCCTCTGCGGCACACCCTGCTCCAGAGCGATCTGCAGAGGCGCTACATCGAGGAGATCGGCGACACGGTGGTGCAGAAGCCAAAGCCCGCCCACATGCCACCGGAGCTGATTGTGACCACGCCCTCGAAGAGCAATACCCCTGGTGGTGGCAAGAAGCTCGACATCTACAAGCTAACGCCACGCACAGCTCCCGAACTGGATGGCGGAGCGAATCTGGGCATGGGAATGTACAAGcagcagggcagcagcagtggagtaACGTCGTCGGCCAGGCGTACCTACTCGTGGCACAATCTCGACCAGGAGGCGGCCCTTtccggcaacagcaacagcatcagcaaaCATGCAGCCAATTTCTATATAAACGAGGCCAAGGCAGCGATGAAGATCAAGCCACCGCCACGAAG GAATGTTCCCAGCAACTTTATACCCCAGCGACATGCCACAAACACGTCCTCAGCGGATGATCTGCAGCTCAAGCTATCGCTGAAGAAAAAAATTTGGACAGGAGTCCATGGGGAGCCCGATGGACGACCGCTCTCCTGGGTTAGGGGTCACATGAACCAGAgtcaggcccaggcccaggcccaggctcaGGCCCAGTCACAGGCTCAGATGAGCACCATGACCAATGTAGCCAATGCCATACGCAGCGCTggtgggggaggaggaggagcatcaGGAAGCCGCCCCATGTTCGTTGCCAGTGGCAGAGAGGCGGGTGGAGGcattacagcagcagcagcagcaggagcagcagcgcccGCCCTTTTGGGTGCCACACGCAAGCACAGGTCGAAACTCGAGCAAGTGGATTTGTTCAA CGCCTGCTCCCAGAAACTTATCatgtggcagcaacaggaggAGCACAAGAAAACGCAGCCGCAGCGTCTCATACGCGTAGAGGATCAACAGCAGCGTGAGGCGATGCGCTCGTTCAAGCCCATGCAGTTGGGCAAGAAACAATCGTTGGGTGTCAAGACCGCGTCCGGCTTTGGCCCCGATGCCAGCAGTGGTGGTCTGAAGGTCAAACGCAAGTCGAGCAGCATGATGAAGATTGCCGAGACCACGCAGCTGGTCACGCGCTTTGCCCGCACCCGCGGCAGTTCCGGCGGCGCGGcattgcagcagcaacaccagcaccagcatcagcaccagttgcagcagcaccacccgCCTCAGGGCCAGCGGATGATGTTCAAGAATCCATCGGTGGCCAGTTCGGGCAGCGGACGCCATTACTCCGCTGGAATGATCAATCCCCAGCATGCACGACGTACCAGCAAGTTCAAGACGGGCGGACTAGTGGTCACTGCCGTCCAGCAGCCAAGCATGGCGCccggcagcagtagcagctcTCGCCGGATGCGCAATGCAGCCGGACTGCCGGGCAAGGCTAGCACGGGGCACAATGCAGGACTCGGAGCAGCAACTGGAAGCAttagcagcggcggcggcggcggtggtttGCTGCAGTATCAGCgaaacagcagcaccaccataCAGATCAGCAAATCGTCCACGACGGCCATCAACCTGGACACGGTCAATCTGGTGCGCAAGGTGAAGACCAAGCTGAAGAAGCGCAAGAACCGCACTTTGTCCAACGGAGCTGCCAAGTAG